The segment GAAGCTGGCCCGAGGCGGTGCCGCCGGGGGCGGCGACGCGCTCGGAGGCGGGCAGGCCGGGGCGGCTCTCGGTGCCGGTGTCGAGCGATCCGGCCGGGCGTCGGCCCTTGCCGCGCAGGTGGTTGAGGGCCAGATTGTTGGCGATTGTGAAGAGCCAGGTCGAGAACTTGGCCTGCGGCTTGTACCCCTTGCGGGCGCGATAGATGCGGAGAAAGACCTCCTGAGCCAGGTCCTCGGCGTCGCCGGCGTCGCCGACGAGATGGGTGAGCACGGCGATCAGACGGTCCTGGTAGCGTCGGACGAGGACCTCGAAGGCCCCTTGCACGTCGTCTCGGACCTGGAGCATCAGGCGAGTGTCGGGATCTCGGGCCAGGAGCTGCTGTTCGAGGGCCTGGGGATGGGCAGGATCTGGGCCGCCGTTGGATGCCACGGGGTCGGTCCCTCCGAAGGTCCGGTCGCGGAGATGGGAGAGGAACAAAAGGCCCCTCGGTGAGGCCATCGAACGCCGACCGCCCGTCACGACGGGCCGAGGGTCGCCAGGCTCGGACGGTTTGCGTCGGCTTGCAGGCGACGGCGAAGCTGACCGCAGGCGGCGTCGATCTCGCGGCCCTTGGTCTTGCGAACGCTGACGCTGACCCCGCGCTGCCGGACGATCCGCTCGAAGCGGCGCACGGTGTCGCCCGAGGGCCGTTGATACGGCAGGCCGGCGACCGGGTTGTACGGGATCAGGTTGACGTGAGCCTTGCGACCACTCAGGAGCCGGCCGAGGGCCTCGGCATGCTCGGGCTGGTCGTTCAGGTCGGCCAGCAAGACGTACTCGAAGGTCACTTGCCGACCGCTCCGATG is part of the Tautonia marina genome and harbors:
- a CDS encoding RNA polymerase sigma factor: MASNGGPDPAHPQALEQQLLARDPDTRLMLQVRDDVQGAFEVLVRRYQDRLIAVLTHLVGDAGDAEDLAQEVFLRIYRARKGYKPQAKFSTWLFTIANNLALNHLRGKGRRPAGSLDTGTESRPGLPASERVAAPGGTASGQLRQSELSEVVREAVGTLGDDQRLAVLLNKFEEMSYAEIAAVMNRSEAAVKSLLARARMELRSQLEPYLRSGDRPASP